The Helianthus annuus cultivar XRQ/B chromosome 16, HanXRQr2.0-SUNRISE, whole genome shotgun sequence genome includes a window with the following:
- the LOC110916172 gene encoding dnaJ homolog subfamily B member 13 produces the protein MGIDYYNILKVNRNASVEDLKKAYRRLAMIWHPDKNLNKNKSEAEAKFKQISEAYDVLSDPQKRQIYDLYGEEALKSGQVPPPPPSSSGRSYYAGNHHYNNSTHSNNNNNNNNHNSNGHQHPNPNFRFNPRDADDIYAELFGGDAAAGGGSSGRGFKEGYFRNVNGGESSSGKKAPALENVLNCSLVDLYKGAKKKIKISRTVLDSSGRIRTVEEILTIDIKPGWKKGTKITFPEKGNQEPGVIAADIIFVVDEKPHDVFTREGNDLVVNQEISLLEALTGKTIELTTLDGRHLAIPVTEMVKPGDELTVPNEGMPISKDPRKKGNLRIKFDVRYPSRLTAEQKSDLRRVLGGS, from the exons ATGGGGATCGATTACTACAACATCCTCAAAGTCAACCGTAACGCCAGCGTCGAAGACCTCAAAAAAGCCTATCGTCGTCTCGCCATGATCTGGCATCCCGATAAAAACCTCAACAAGAACAAATCCGAAGCAGAAGCAAAATTCAAACAGATTTCCGAAGCTTACGATGTCCTCAGCGACCCTCAGAAGCGCCAGATCTACGATCTCTACGGAGAAGAAGCGTTAAAGTCCGGTCAAGTTCCTCCGCCGCCGCCGTCGTCCTCCGGCCGCAGTTACTACGCCGGAAACCACCACTACAATAATAGCACTCAtagtaacaacaacaacaacaacaataatcataaTAGTAATGGTCACCAGCATCCGAACCCTAATTTTAGGTTTAACCCTAGGGATGCAGATGATATATATGCGGAGTTGTTTGGTGGagatgctgctgctggtggtggtaGTAGTGGGAGGGGGTTTAAGGAGGGGTATTTTAGGAATGTGAATGGTGGAGAGAGTTCTTCcgggaagaaggctcctgctttAGAGAATGTGTTGAATTGTAGCTTGGTTGATCTTTATAAGGGTGCTAAGAAGAAGATTAAGATCTCCAGAACGGTTCTTGATTCGTCCGG TAGGATTCGGACCGTGGAGGAGATCTTAACCATTGACATAAAACCTGGATGGAAAAAGGGCACAAAAATTACTTTCCCGGAAAAGGGTAATCAAGAACCCGGTGTGATAGCAGCTGACATAATATTTGTAGTAGATGAAAAACCGCATGACGTTTTCACAAGGGAAGGTAATGATTTAGTGGTGAATCAAGAAATATCACTATTGGAAGCTCTCACCGGGAAGACCATTGAACTCACAACTCTTGATGGAAGACATCTAGCGATTCCAGTGACGGAAATGGTGAAACCGGGAGATGAACTAACGGTTCCTAATGAAGGAATGCCAATTTCTAAAGACCCTAGAAAGAAAGGAAACTTGAGGATCAAGTTTGATGTCAGATACCCATCAAGGCTTACTGCTGAACAGAAATCTGATTTGAGGAGAGTTTTGGGTGGAAGCTGA
- the LOC110916052 gene encoding protein NRT1/ PTR FAMILY 2.10, translated as MALKVEGMGINGDEKVEEVKELNYRGVKAMPYVIGNETFEKLGTIGTSTNLLVYLTTVFNMKSITATNLIYVFNGTCNFGTLGGAFLSDTYFGRYKVLGTASISSFLGMLVLTLTAAVTKLHPHKCVDTLCEGPTPWQMTFLLSGFVFLIIGASGIRPCNLAFGADQFNPNTESGQRGIASFFNWYYFTFTFAMMVSLTVIVYVQANINWAIGLGIPTFLMFLSVAVFFIGTRIYVLVPPEGSPLTSIFQVLVATIKKRKLDLEEPSVSLLDHVSTKSINLKLPYTNQLRVLNKAAIITPNDKMNPDGSSGNRWTLCSIQQIEEVKCVIKTVPIWLSCILYNVSINQMQTYTVFQALQSDRRLKPSSFEVPAASYTVFQMLALTIWIPIYDQIIVPCLRRITNKRQGISLLQRIGVGMGIAIFTMLVAALVETKRRDLAHSQPTIGFEKGKGAISSMSGYWLIFQLMVAGLSEGFAVIGFVEFFYKQFPENMKSFAGSFLFCGMAMSSYLSSFLISIVHRTTRDGVSRNWLAQDLNEAKLDYFYYLCTGLEVLNFIYYLIVAKWYKYKGTGDELADVPLEDMTTHKHVV; from the exons ATGGCTTTGAAGGTTGAAGGCATGGGGATTAATGGAGATGAGAAAGTGGAAGAAGTTAAAGAGCTCAACTACAGAGGAGTCAAAGCCATGCCCTATGTTATAG GAAATGAGACGTTTGAGAAGCTAGGGACGATTGGGACATCGACAAATCTATTGGTGTACCTAACTACAGTCTTCAACATGAAGTCCATAACTGCTACAAATCTTATATATGTATTTAACGGTACTTGCAACTTCGGTACCCTCGGCGGAGCATTTCTCTCCGATACTTATTTCGGCCGGTACAAGGTCTTAGGAACAGCTTCCATTTCATCTTTCTTG GGGATGCTTGTGCTAACGTTAACGGCAGCAGTCACAAAGCTTCATCCTCATAAATGTGTAGACACCTTGTGTGAGGGACCAACACCATGGCAAATGACTTTCTTGCTAAGCGGTTTTGTCTTTCTAATCATTGGAGCAAGTGGAATCCGGCCATGTAACTTAGCGTTTGGCGCAGATCAATTCAACCCGAACACGGAATCTGGTCAACGGGGAATCGCTAGTTTCTTCAATTGGTACTACTTCACGTTCACGTTTGCTATGATGGTATCATTGACCGTCATCGTGTATGTGCAAGCAAATATTAATTGGGCCATTGGGTTAGGAATCCCGACGTTCCTTATGTTCTTATCGGTTGCTGTATTCTTTATCGGCACGAGGATTTATGTCCTCGTGCCGCCAGAGGGTAGCCCTTTGACCAGCATTTTTCAGGTCCTTGTGGCCACTATCAAGAAGAGGAAACTGGATCTTGAAGAACCATCCGTATCCCTGTTGGATCATGTTTCCACCAAATCCATCAACTTAAAACTTCCATACACTAATCAACTCAG GGTTTTGAACAAAGCAGCAATCATAACCCCGAATGACAAAATGAACCCGGATGGATCATCAGGAAACCGATGGACGCTTTGTAGCATACAACAAATAGAGGAAGTGAAATGTGTAATCAAAACAGTTCCAATATGGTTATCTTGCATACTCTACAATGTTTCAATTAACCAAATGCAAACCTACACAGTCTTTCAAGCCCTACAATCCGACCGACGACTCAAACCAAGCTCATTTGAGGTTCCCGCCGCGTCCTACACTGTGTTCCAGATGCTAGCCCTCACCATATGGATCCCAATCTACGACCAAATCATAGTTCCATGTCTTCGGAGAATAACAAACAAAAGACAAGGCATTTCACTCCTACAAAGAATTGGAGTCGGAATGGGCATCGCCATTTTCACAATGCTTGTTGCGGCTCTAGTTGAAACGAAAAGAAGAGACTTGGCACATTCACAGCCAACCATCGGGTTTGAAAAGGGAAAAGGCGCGATTTCATCTATGTCGGGCTACTGGCTCATATTTCAACTGATGGTCGCAGGTCTCTCAGAAGGGTTTGCTGTGATCGGATTTGTTGAGTTTTTCTACAAGCAGTTTCCTGAGAACATGAAGAGTTTCGCGGGTTCTTTCTTGTTTTGTGGGATGGCGATGTCGAGTTATTTAAGCAGTTTCTTGATATCAATTGTTCATAGAACAACTCGTGATGGTGTGTCGAGAAATTGGTTAGCCCAAGACCTAAACGAGGCGAAGTtagattacttttattatttatgCACCGGGTTGGAGGTTTTGAACTTTATATATTATTTGATCGTGGCAAAATGGTATAAATATAAAGGAACTGGTGACGAACTGGCTGATGTGCCTTTGGAAGACATGACTACCCACAAACatgttgtttga